The following DNA comes from Peribacillus sp. FSL E2-0218.
TCAAGCATGTCATGAAAAAACATAAGGCGATGTCACTGCCGCATTTAATCGAGCTGGCTCAAGAACAAGAGGTGAAACTAATCGCCTGTACGATGACAATGGACTTGCTCGGTTTACAACAAGAGGAATTATTGGCTGGTATCGAGTATGCAGGTGTGGCTGCTTATTTAGCGGAAGCTGAGGATGGGAATGTAAACTTATTCATTTAAAGGCAGTGCGATGCTCGGTTTCCATACGCGTTTAAAAAAGGGAGTCATTCATTGATGTCCATACTCAGGATGAATATGAGCATAACAAAAGGGAAAACCCATCGATATAAAAGCGGCATGAGTTCCTGGTGCTAATTAAAGGAGATAAAAATCATGAGAGAAATATTGCCTAATGAAGTGAATGATTTAGTGAAAGGGAACAAGCCAGTTCATGTCATTGATGTGCGTGAAGTGGATGAAGTGAAGGGCGGGAAGATTCCCGATGCCATGAACATCCCATTGGCTTTAGTGGAATGTACCATGCAGGACCTGGATAAATCAAAAGAGTACATCTTAGTCTGCCGTTCGGGGGGCAGAAGTTCAAGGGCTGCACAGTTACTAGAGCAGCATGGATATAAAGTGATGAACATGGTGGGGGGCATGAATGAATGGAAGGGTGCAACAGAATGACTTTTTGACCTTTTATATACCCCGCCCCCTATTAATTGAACAAGGAGGAAAATGATGATTACAACGAATTCCGTACTGGATGCAAAAGGATTGGCCTGTCCCATGCCCATCGTCAAAACGAAAAAAGCGATGAACAATCTGGAAGCTGGAGAAGTGCTTGAGGTTCAAGCGACTGATAAAGGATCAACTGCCGATTTGAAGGCCTGGGCGGAAAGTTTAGGTCATCAATATTTGGGAACGGTGGAAGATGGAGTGGTTATGAAGCATTATCTTCGCAAAGCTAGTGCTGAAGATCAACAAGAAAGAATCCATGAAAAGATCATTACAAATGAAATGCTCCTGGAAAAAATCGAAGCAAAGGAAAACACGATCATCCTCGATGTAAGAGAAAGGGCAGAGTATGCTTTCAATCATATTCCAACGGCTATATCCTTTCCAATCGGTGATTTGGAACACCGTTTGGAGGAGCTGGATAAAGGATCTGAGCTTTTTGTCATTTGCCGTACGGGCAGCCGAAGTGACCTTGCTGCACAAAAACTAACGGCAGCTGGATTTAAGGAAGTCATCAATGTTTTACCTGGCATGAGCCAATGGAACGGTCCTTCACAAACATCAATCAAAAAATAATCGAACATTTAGTTGTGGAACGGCCTTCTTCTTTATGATCGAGTGCAATTGTTTCAATCGTTTTCATGGGGATTTCGCCCCGGACGCTAATGGAGGGAAAAAATTTAATGATTAATATACTATAGGGGGTATAAGGATGATCTATAAATCGATGACTGCAGCGGAGGTTGCAAGGAAAGTTATCAATGAAGATGAATTATTCATTTTGGATGTTCGAAATGAAACGGACTATATCAATTGGAAAATTGAAGGGGAATGGTTTGAAATCCTTAATATTCCATACTTTGATTTGTTGGATGGTGTGGAAAAAATCATCGAACGGATTCCGGAAAATAAAGACATTCTGGTGGTTTGCGCAAAAGAAGGCTCATCAATGATGGTGGCTGAAATGCTGGCTGAAGCTGGACTTCATGTTGCTTATTTAAAGGGGGGCATGAAAGCGTGGAGTGAGCACTTGGAACGGGTGAAGATCGGAACATTGACTGATGGCGGAGAAATTTATCAATTTGTCCGTCACGGCAAAGGGTGTTTATCTTATATGGTCGTATCCAATGGCGAAGCTGCCGTGATTGATTCCACAAGAATGATCGATGTTTACCTCGATTTTGCCGAAAGCATAGGTGCAAAAATCACGCATGTGTTGGATACACATCTACATGCTGACCATATTTCAGGAGGCCGAAATATAGCAAAAAAGACTAATGCAACTTACTGGCTGCCAACAAAAGATGCAACGGAAGTAACGTTTGATTACCAGCCATTGGAAAGCGGAAAGGTGATTAGAATCGGTCATACGGCGATCGATATCCAAGCCGTATATTCGCCAGGCCACACGGTAGGCTCGACATCATTCGTCATCGATGAAAAATACCTGCTTTCTGGAGACATCTTATTCATTGACTCCATCGGCAGACCGGACTTAGCAGGCTTGGCCGAGGATTGGGTAGGCGATTTGAGAGAAACCCTATATACACGTTATCGAGAACTATCAGAAGAGTTACTGGTATTACCTTCACATTTCATGATTCATGAAGAATTGAATCATGACGGTAGTGTCGCCAAAAAGCTAGGCTATTTATTTGCTGAGAATCATGGATTGAACATGGCAGATGAGTCAGAGTTCAGAGCATTGTTAACGGGGAATTTACCGCCTCAGCCAAATGCTTATCAAGAAATTCGTGAAACCAATATGGGGAAAATCCAACCGAATGATGAAAAACAGCGCGAAATGGAAATCGGACCCAATCGGTGTGCCGTTCGTTAAGTATAAATGAAACCCGAATAAGGAGAGATATGGGATGAATTCAGATAAAGTATTGGATGCTACAGGGCTTGCTTGCCCAATGCCGATCATCAAAACGAAAAAAGCGATGAATGAAATGCTGCCGGGGCAAGTGCTGGAAATACATGTAACCGATAAAGGTGCTAAAGCCGACTTGGCGGCTTGGTCAAAATCAAGCGGTCATGATCTAATCGACACAGCGATGGATCATGAGATCCTTAAATTTTGGATCAGAAAAGGCTAAAGAAGTGAAGGGAACCTTTTAGGTTCCCTTATTTTTAAGGGAGGCAAGTAATATGGATATCACTTTTATCATGACCATCTTCCTGATTGGATTCATAGGTTCATACATTTCCGGAATGCTCGGTATAGGCGGTGCGATCATTAATTACCCATTGCTTCTATTCGTTCCTCCCATTTTCGGTTTAGCGGCATTTAGTGCACATGATGTAACAGGTATAAGTGCGGTGCAAGTTTTGTTTGCTTCCATCGGAGGGGTCTGGAGCTATCGGAAAAGCGGACATGTAAATAAAACGCTCATTCTTTATATGGGAATCAGCGTGTTGATCGGAAGCATGCTCGGAAGTTTCGGATCACGAGAGATGTCGGAAAACGGAGTGAATTTTGTCTACGGTGTTTTGGCGTTGATCGCTGCTTTTATGATGTTCATTCCGAGAAAAAGAATGGATCAAGTTACTAAGGAACAAGTGAGCTTTAACAAATGGCTGGCGGCCATCCTGGCTCTACTCGTTGGTTTGGGGGCAGGAATAGTCGGGGCAGGAGGCGGTTTTCTATTAGTCCCGATCATGCTTATCGTGTTAAGGATCCCGACCAGGGTCACGATCGCGTCTTCACTGGCCATCACGCTCATTTCATCAATCGGTGCGACGGCAGGGAAAATCACGACTGGGCAAGTTGATTTTTATCCTGCACTGATCATCGTTGCAGCTAGTTTGATAGCCGCTCCAATCGGGGCGATGGTCGGCAAAAAAATGAATGTAAAAGTCCTGCAAGTCCTATTGGCCCTCTTGATTTTGGCTACAGCTGTGAAAACCTGGCTGGGAATCATGACTTGAGATGATTTGGGGATATGCAGGTGTCGAAAAAATGACCCTTTAGAAAGCATGGGGGAAAATCTTCAACATCTGCATTCAATGTTGAACAAACCAGGAAGACTGGAGACACTCCCATTAACATGAAGTTTGTCTCCAATCTGAAAACCCCGTTCTCGTAAAACGGGGTTTTTTAGTTTGGATAATATAAAATCATGCTTAACCGGGTCAGCGTTCCGCCGGTATTCAGGTAAGCATGGGGCTTGTCTGCCTTGAATCTGATGGAGTCGCCATCTTTTAAGATGTATTCATGATCATTTAGGCGGACAGTCAGCTCGCCTCCAAAAATAGTCAGAAATTCTTCCGTTCCTTCTTGATGTGGATCGGCACGATGAAGTCCACCTGCTTCG
Coding sequences within:
- a CDS encoding rhodanese-like domain-containing protein, whose amino-acid sequence is MREILPNEVNDLVKGNKPVHVIDVREVDEVKGGKIPDAMNIPLALVECTMQDLDKSKEYILVCRSGGRSSRAAQLLEQHGYKVMNMVGGMNEWKGATE
- a CDS encoding sulfurtransferase TusA family protein; protein product: MITTNSVLDAKGLACPMPIVKTKKAMNNLEAGEVLEVQATDKGSTADLKAWAESLGHQYLGTVEDGVVMKHYLRKASAEDQQERIHEKIITNEMLLEKIEAKENTIILDVRERAEYAFNHIPTAISFPIGDLEHRLEELDKGSELFVICRTGSRSDLAAQKLTAAGFKEVINVLPGMSQWNGPSQTSIKK
- a CDS encoding MBL fold metallo-hydrolase, with product MIYKSMTAAEVARKVINEDELFILDVRNETDYINWKIEGEWFEILNIPYFDLLDGVEKIIERIPENKDILVVCAKEGSSMMVAEMLAEAGLHVAYLKGGMKAWSEHLERVKIGTLTDGGEIYQFVRHGKGCLSYMVVSNGEAAVIDSTRMIDVYLDFAESIGAKITHVLDTHLHADHISGGRNIAKKTNATYWLPTKDATEVTFDYQPLESGKVIRIGHTAIDIQAVYSPGHTVGSTSFVIDEKYLLSGDILFIDSIGRPDLAGLAEDWVGDLRETLYTRYRELSEELLVLPSHFMIHEELNHDGSVAKKLGYLFAENHGLNMADESEFRALLTGNLPPQPNAYQEIRETNMGKIQPNDEKQREMEIGPNRCAVR
- a CDS encoding sulfurtransferase TusA family protein; this translates as MNSDKVLDATGLACPMPIIKTKKAMNEMLPGQVLEIHVTDKGAKADLAAWSKSSGHDLIDTAMDHEILKFWIRKG
- a CDS encoding sulfite exporter TauE/SafE family protein yields the protein MDITFIMTIFLIGFIGSYISGMLGIGGAIINYPLLLFVPPIFGLAAFSAHDVTGISAVQVLFASIGGVWSYRKSGHVNKTLILYMGISVLIGSMLGSFGSREMSENGVNFVYGVLALIAAFMMFIPRKRMDQVTKEQVSFNKWLAAILALLVGLGAGIVGAGGGFLLVPIMLIVLRIPTRVTIASSLAITLISSIGATAGKITTGQVDFYPALIIVAASLIAAPIGAMVGKKMNVKVLQVLLALLILATAVKTWLGIMT